In Mycobacterium sp. 050128, one genomic interval encodes:
- a CDS encoding AAA family ATPase, with product MPTALPASTTTAHCEAVLDEIERVVVGKRSALTLILTAVLARGHVLIEDLPGLGKTLIARSFAAALGLRFTRVQFTPDLLPADLLGSTIYDMQSGHFAFRAGPIFTNLLLADEINRTPPKTQAALLEAMAEGQVSIDGETHKLPMPFIVLATDNPIEYEGTYPLPEAQLDRFAMRLELRYLSERDEASMLRRRLERGSAEPTVNQVVDAQDLLAMRESVEQVTVHEDVLHYVVSLATATRRHPQVAVGASPRAELDLVQLARARALLLGRDYVIPEDVKALAIAAVAHRITLRPEMWVRKIQGADVVGELLRRLPVPRTNEGTA from the coding sequence ATGCCGACCGCTTTGCCAGCCAGTACGACCACCGCACACTGCGAGGCGGTGCTCGATGAAATCGAGCGCGTGGTGGTGGGCAAGCGTTCCGCGCTGACCCTCATCCTCACCGCCGTCCTGGCGCGCGGCCACGTTCTCATCGAAGATCTGCCCGGACTCGGCAAGACACTGATCGCGAGATCCTTTGCCGCCGCATTGGGTCTGCGATTCACCCGGGTGCAGTTCACGCCGGACCTGCTGCCCGCGGACTTGCTCGGGTCGACGATCTACGACATGCAGTCGGGCCACTTCGCGTTCCGGGCCGGACCCATCTTCACCAATCTGTTGCTCGCCGACGAGATCAACCGCACCCCGCCCAAGACGCAGGCGGCACTGCTCGAGGCGATGGCCGAAGGCCAGGTCAGCATCGACGGCGAGACCCACAAGCTGCCAATGCCTTTCATCGTCCTGGCGACCGACAACCCGATCGAATACGAGGGCACCTACCCGCTGCCGGAGGCGCAGCTGGATCGATTCGCGATGCGGTTGGAACTGCGCTACCTCTCCGAGCGCGACGAGGCCTCGATGCTGCGCCGCCGTCTGGAACGTGGCTCGGCCGAACCGACGGTCAATCAGGTGGTCGACGCGCAGGACTTGCTGGCGATGCGCGAATCGGTCGAGCAGGTGACGGTGCACGAGGACGTCCTGCATTACGTGGTGTCGCTGGCCACCGCCACGCGCCGCCATCCGCAGGTCGCCGTCGGCGCGAGCCCGCGTGCCGAACTCGACCTGGTTCAGCTCGCCCGGGCGCGGGCGCTGTTGCTTGGCCGTGACTACGTGATCCCCGAGGACGTCAAGGCGCTCGCGATAGCGGCGGTCGCGCACCGGATCACCCTGCGCCCGGAGATGTGGGTGCGCAAGATCCAGGGCGCCGACGTGGTCGGAGAACTGTTGCGGCGCTTGCCGGTACCCCGCACCAACGAGGGCACCGCGTGA
- a CDS encoding DUF4129 domain-containing protein: MPDKPTGRVVALIVLLIVVAAALRGYLPARDHAARAEGSGRAALVFVVVLLSAALALLAVAVIARLRDPRAVAPKTGDLSGMLGTGAGRPSWRVLLIGLAVIVAWLLIAMLLSRLSLPHGAPAAQHAPDTSAAPHAGAPTPQPRHPESDHGNMLGILLAATVAMMLLLVVATFIMSRRRFRAATLHTAADDSAEYVPPTGPSDSLVRAAELGLAEMADRGREPREAIIACYAAMEHELASVPGAAPQDFDTPTEVLARAVELHALHIDNAVQLVNLFEEARFSPHVMNEGHRDVAVEVLRLVLAELRSAV, encoded by the coding sequence ATGCCCGATAAGCCGACAGGGCGCGTCGTTGCGCTCATCGTGCTGTTGATCGTGGTTGCCGCCGCCCTGCGCGGATACCTTCCGGCTCGCGATCACGCGGCGCGCGCGGAAGGCAGCGGCCGGGCGGCGCTGGTATTCGTCGTCGTCCTGCTCAGTGCGGCACTCGCGCTGCTCGCGGTCGCCGTCATCGCGCGGCTTCGGGACCCACGCGCGGTGGCACCGAAGACGGGCGACCTCTCCGGGATGCTCGGTACCGGCGCAGGGCGACCGAGCTGGCGCGTGCTGCTGATCGGACTCGCGGTGATCGTCGCGTGGTTGCTGATTGCGATGCTGTTGTCCCGGTTATCGCTGCCGCACGGTGCACCTGCCGCGCAGCACGCACCGGACACCAGCGCGGCGCCGCACGCCGGCGCGCCTACACCGCAGCCCCGGCACCCGGAGAGCGACCATGGCAACATGCTGGGAATTCTGTTGGCCGCCACGGTTGCGATGATGCTGCTCCTCGTCGTCGCGACATTCATCATGTCGCGACGACGATTCCGCGCCGCGACGCTGCACACCGCCGCCGATGACAGCGCCGAATATGTACCGCCGACGGGGCCTTCGGATTCTCTGGTGCGAGCCGCCGAACTGGGATTGGCCGAGATGGCCGACCGGGGGCGCGAACCGCGGGAGGCGATCATCGCCTGCTACGCCGCAATGGAACACGAGCTCGCGAGTGTTCCCGGGGCCGCTCCTCAGGACTTCGACACACCGACCGAGGTGTTGGCCCGCGCCGTCGAACTCCATGCTCTGCATATCGATAACGCCGTTCAGCTGGTGAACCTGTTCGAGGAAGCGCGGTTCAGTCCGCATGTGATGAACGAGGGGCATCGCGACGTCGCGGTTGAGGTGCTGCGGCTGGTTCTCGCGGAGCTCCGGAGCGCGGTATGA
- a CDS encoding SDR family NAD(P)-dependent oxidoreductase — MTQRLAGRAAIVTGGSRGLGRAIALALAAEGAAVAVAGRTEQVWDDRLPGTIGETVAAIEAAGGHAVAVRADLTDRDDVARLVSEARDALGPITVLINNAAFTAPGRPPVPGGQPRAKAAKPAGAAKPGWPGFVSTPLSAFRRHFDIAVFAAYELMQLVSPDMIEAGGGSIINITSVASRLPGDGPYPDRSGGVLPGYGGSKAALEHLTQCAAFDLADHNIAVNALAPSKPIMTPGLSYYATNFNDTATEDEFARAAAQLALVDPAAVTGRTIGHHEVLDGSFRSFDPA, encoded by the coding sequence ATGACGCAGCGACTTGCCGGGCGTGCCGCGATCGTCACCGGTGGCAGCCGTGGTTTGGGGCGGGCGATCGCGCTGGCGCTTGCTGCCGAGGGCGCGGCGGTCGCGGTGGCCGGGCGTACCGAGCAGGTGTGGGATGACCGGCTGCCGGGAACCATCGGCGAGACCGTCGCCGCCATCGAAGCGGCGGGTGGGCACGCGGTGGCGGTCCGCGCCGATCTGACCGACCGAGACGACGTCGCCCGGCTGGTGAGTGAGGCGCGAGATGCGTTGGGCCCCATCACTGTTCTGATCAACAATGCGGCCTTCACCGCACCGGGACGGCCGCCGGTGCCCGGTGGACAGCCGCGGGCGAAGGCCGCCAAACCGGCCGGCGCCGCCAAGCCCGGCTGGCCGGGGTTCGTCAGCACGCCGTTGTCCGCATTTCGCCGCCACTTCGACATCGCGGTGTTTGCGGCCTATGAGTTGATGCAGCTGGTGTCCCCGGACATGATCGAGGCCGGGGGCGGCTCGATCATCAACATCACCTCGGTGGCCTCGCGGCTGCCCGGCGACGGACCCTATCCGGACCGCAGCGGCGGTGTCCTGCCTGGTTACGGCGGTTCCAAGGCGGCGCTCGAGCATCTCACCCAGTGCGCGGCGTTCGACCTGGCCGACCACAACATCGCCGTCAACGCGCTGGCACCGTCGAAGCCGATCATGACGCCCGGCCTGTCCTACTACGCCACCAACTTCAACGACACGGCCACTGAAGACGAATTCGCCCGGGCGGCAGCACAATTGGCTCTCGTGGACCCCGCCGCCGTCACCGGTCGGACCATTGGCCACCATGAGGTTCTCGACGGCAGCTTCCGGTCGTTTGATCCTGCCTAG
- a CDS encoding TetR/AcrR family transcriptional regulator — MKADPSDLDKAPGAGRPRDPRIDSAILAATAELLVEIGYSNLTLAAVAERAGTTKSALYRRWSSKAELVHETAFPTAPSALETPAGDFTADLRMMIAAARDVFTTPVVRAALPGLVADMSADPDLNARVMSRFNDLFAAVQVRLREAVDRGEAHPDVDPDRLIELIGGATMLRMLLRPDEKLDEAWVDQTTAIVVHGVTR; from the coding sequence ATGAAAGCAGACCCGTCCGACCTTGACAAGGCCCCAGGTGCCGGGCGGCCCAGGGACCCGCGTATTGACTCTGCCATCCTTGCGGCGACGGCGGAACTGCTTGTGGAAATCGGCTATTCGAACTTGACCCTGGCCGCCGTCGCCGAGCGGGCGGGCACCACGAAGTCCGCGTTGTATCGCCGGTGGTCGAGCAAGGCGGAGTTGGTGCACGAAACGGCGTTTCCGACCGCGCCCAGCGCGCTGGAGACGCCGGCCGGTGACTTCACCGCCGACCTGCGGATGATGATCGCAGCGGCGCGGGATGTGTTCACCACCCCGGTGGTGCGCGCCGCGCTGCCCGGGCTGGTCGCGGACATGTCGGCCGATCCGGACCTCAACGCGCGGGTGATGTCACGCTTCAACGACCTGTTCGCCGCGGTCCAGGTGAGGCTGCGCGAGGCCGTCGACCGAGGTGAAGCGCATCCCGATGTCGATCCGGATCGCTTGATCGAGTTGATTGGGGGAGCGACGATGCTGCGGATGCTGTTGCGCCCGGACGAGAAGCTGGACGAAGCGTGGGTGGATCAGACCACCGCGATCGTCGTGCACGGGGTGACGAGATGA
- a CDS encoding phosphotransferase family protein: MANEPVLDNVDRLQRSSRDVTTLPAVMSKWLSTVLPDGANPEVTVESGIDSTGMSSETIILTARWHDGGQPTEQKLVTRVAPCAEDVQVFPSYRLDHQFEVIRKVGELTEVPVPPVRWLEPTGEVLGTPFFVMDYVAGEVPPDVMPYTFGNNWFADAPVERQRELQDATVGVLAKLHSIPNAENTFGFLSEGKGDTALRRHFNWVRDWYDFAVPDIGRSPLLERTFTWLEDNWPADVDAREPVLLWGDARVGNVLYRDFQPVAVLDWEMVTLGPRELDVAWMIYAHMVFQELTGLAGLPGLPDVMREEDVRSTYQRLAGVEVSELHWFYVYSGVMWACVFMRTGARRVHFGETEKPDDVESLFYHAGLMKRLIGEDQ, translated from the coding sequence GTGGCCAATGAACCTGTGCTCGACAACGTCGACCGACTTCAGCGCTCCAGCCGCGACGTCACGACGCTACCTGCAGTGATGTCGAAATGGCTGTCTACGGTGCTGCCCGACGGCGCGAACCCCGAGGTCACGGTCGAAAGTGGCATCGACTCGACCGGGATGTCGTCGGAAACCATCATCCTGACCGCCCGCTGGCACGACGGCGGGCAGCCGACCGAGCAGAAGCTGGTGACGCGGGTCGCGCCCTGCGCCGAGGACGTGCAAGTCTTCCCCTCCTACCGGCTTGATCACCAATTCGAAGTGATCCGCAAGGTCGGCGAACTCACCGAGGTCCCGGTCCCGCCGGTACGCTGGCTCGAACCCACCGGCGAGGTCCTGGGCACACCGTTCTTCGTGATGGATTACGTCGCCGGTGAAGTGCCGCCCGACGTGATGCCCTACACGTTCGGCAACAACTGGTTCGCCGACGCACCCGTTGAGCGGCAACGCGAACTTCAGGACGCCACCGTCGGCGTACTCGCGAAGCTGCACTCAATCCCCAATGCCGAGAACACGTTTGGATTCCTGTCCGAGGGCAAGGGCGATACCGCGCTGCGCCGGCATTTCAACTGGGTACGGGACTGGTACGACTTCGCGGTGCCCGACATCGGCCGATCGCCGCTGCTGGAGCGCACCTTCACCTGGCTGGAAGACAACTGGCCGGCGGACGTGGACGCGCGCGAACCCGTGCTGCTGTGGGGTGACGCCCGGGTGGGCAACGTGTTGTACCGCGACTTCCAACCGGTAGCGGTGCTGGACTGGGAGATGGTGACGCTGGGTCCGCGTGAACTCGATGTCGCGTGGATGATCTACGCGCACATGGTGTTTCAGGAACTCACCGGACTTGCCGGGTTGCCGGGACTGCCCGATGTGATGCGCGAGGAGGACGTCCGCTCCACCTACCAGCGCCTGGCGGGCGTCGAAGTGAGCGAACTGCACTGGTTCTACGTGTATTCCGGCGTGATGTGGGCTTGTGTCTTCATGCGCACCGGTGCGCGGCGAGTGCACTTCGGCGAAACCGAAAAGCCGGACGACGTCGAGTCGTTGTTCTACCACGCCGGATTGATGAAACGTCTTATCGGAGAGGACCAGTAA
- a CDS encoding flavin monoamine oxidase family protein, which yields MTMPSWTVDVVVVGAGFAGLAAARELTRQGHDVVVFEGRDRVGGRSFTGSVAGLPADMGGAFVGPTQDAVLALAAELQIPTTPTYHDGKNVIHWRGWTRSYHGTIPKLSLTGLLDIARLRWQFERIARSIPVDAPWRAQRARQLDEVSFGQWLHSMRATASSRDLMAIMARVSWGCELEDVSMLHAARYIRAAGGLDRMLDTEDGAQQDHFPGGTQQIARAAADELGARVVLNAPVHRIERHGSGVTVTSDAGTADAGFVIVAIPPAHRGDIEFAPPLPAQYQQLAEQWPQGRLSKAFAAYSTPFWRAKGFSGQALSDKGPVFITFDVSPQADGPGILLGFVDARAFDSLPTDQRRRDTLRCFASLFGEEALKPLDYVDYRWGTDDFAPGGPTAAVPPGSWTRFGPWLREPVGPIHWAGTETADEWTGFFDGAVRSGLRAAAEITALL from the coding sequence GTGACGATGCCGTCGTGGACTGTCGATGTTGTCGTGGTCGGCGCGGGCTTCGCCGGCCTCGCCGCGGCGCGAGAGCTGACGCGACAGGGCCACGACGTGGTGGTGTTCGAGGGTCGCGACCGCGTCGGCGGGCGGTCGTTCACCGGTAGCGTCGCGGGATTGCCGGCGGATATGGGCGGCGCGTTCGTCGGGCCCACCCAGGACGCCGTGCTGGCGCTGGCGGCCGAGCTGCAGATCCCGACCACGCCTACCTATCACGACGGGAAGAACGTCATCCACTGGCGCGGCTGGACACGCTCCTACCACGGCACCATCCCCAAGCTTTCGCTGACTGGGTTGCTCGACATCGCCCGGCTGCGTTGGCAATTCGAAAGAATCGCGCGCAGCATTCCGGTGGACGCACCCTGGCGGGCCCAACGCGCCCGCCAACTCGATGAGGTGTCGTTCGGACAGTGGCTGCATTCGATGCGCGCCACCGCCTCGTCGCGCGACCTGATGGCCATCATGGCCCGGGTGAGCTGGGGATGCGAACTCGAAGACGTGTCAATGCTGCACGCCGCGCGCTACATCCGGGCCGCGGGCGGTCTGGACCGGATGCTCGACACCGAGGACGGCGCCCAGCAGGACCATTTCCCGGGGGGCACCCAGCAAATCGCCCGGGCAGCGGCCGACGAACTGGGCGCGCGGGTGGTGCTGAATGCCCCGGTGCACCGCATCGAACGGCACGGTTCCGGCGTGACAGTCACCTCGGACGCTGGTACCGCCGACGCCGGGTTCGTCATAGTCGCGATCCCGCCCGCTCATCGCGGGGACATCGAGTTCGCTCCCCCGCTACCCGCCCAGTACCAGCAGCTGGCCGAGCAATGGCCGCAGGGCCGGCTCAGCAAGGCCTTCGCGGCATATTCGACACCGTTCTGGCGAGCCAAGGGATTCTCGGGACAGGCGCTCTCCGACAAGGGACCGGTGTTCATCACCTTCGACGTCAGCCCGCAGGCGGACGGGCCGGGCATCCTGCTGGGCTTTGTCGACGCCCGGGCGTTCGATTCACTGCCCACCGACCAACGCCGCCGCGACACCTTGCGCTGCTTCGCATCGCTGTTCGGCGAGGAGGCACTCAAGCCACTCGACTATGTGGATTATCGTTGGGGCACCGACGATTTCGCTCCGGGTGGCCCGACCGCGGCGGTGCCGCCGGGCTCGTGGACGCGGTTCGGGCCCTGGCTACGCGAACCGGTCGGACCGATTCACTGGGCGGGCACCGAGACCGCCGACGAGTGGACCGGGTTTTTCGACGGTGCGGTCCGGTCCGGTCTGCGAGCGGCCGCCGAGATCACCGCCCTGCTATGA
- a CDS encoding alpha/beta fold hydrolase, with translation MSARRTTRVIDPLPEELPPSRTLTVRAVDGTTLHAEVFGPPDGYPIVLTHGIICAIRAWAYQIADLATEYRVIAFDHRGHGRSGVPRRGGYGLKHLASDLDCVLDATLAPHERAVIAGHSMGGITIAAWSARYRHKVARRADAVALINTTTGDLVRQVKLFSVPGQLSPARSLAARGLINVFGGVPIPSPALLATRSLIAMLAVGKDADPSHATLIHDLFAQTSPAGRGGCTRMLVESLGSRYLDLTGLTVPTLVIGSEDDRLTPIAASREIARTAPNVVGLVELPGGHCSMLEHHRKVTGELRLLAESSTLPVAQISS, from the coding sequence ATGAGTGCTCGGCGAACGACACGTGTGATTGACCCGCTGCCCGAGGAATTGCCGCCGAGCCGCACGCTGACCGTCCGCGCGGTCGACGGCACCACGCTGCACGCGGAGGTCTTCGGGCCGCCGGACGGCTACCCGATCGTGCTGACGCACGGCATCATCTGCGCGATCCGGGCGTGGGCCTACCAGATCGCCGATTTGGCCACCGAATACCGGGTGATCGCGTTCGACCACCGCGGCCACGGCCGAAGCGGGGTTCCGCGCCGCGGCGGATACGGCCTCAAACACCTTGCGTCCGACCTGGATTGCGTGTTGGATGCGACGCTGGCGCCGCATGAGCGCGCCGTCATCGCCGGGCACTCGATGGGCGGGATCACGATCGCCGCGTGGTCGGCCCGCTACCGCCACAAGGTCGCGCGGCGCGCCGATGCCGTGGCGTTGATCAACACGACCACCGGGGACCTGGTGCGCCAGGTCAAGCTGTTCTCGGTGCCGGGGCAGCTGTCGCCGGCGCGCTCGCTCGCCGCGCGCGGCTTGATCAACGTGTTCGGTGGGGTCCCGATTCCGAGTCCGGCGCTGCTGGCCACTCGCAGCCTGATCGCGATGCTCGCCGTCGGTAAGGACGCCGACCCGAGTCACGCCACACTCATCCACGACTTGTTCGCGCAGACATCCCCCGCCGGGCGCGGCGGTTGCACGAGGATGCTCGTCGAATCGCTGGGGTCGCGGTACCTCGACCTGACCGGGTTGACGGTGCCGACCCTGGTCATCGGCAGCGAAGACGACCGGCTGACGCCGATCGCCGCGTCCCGCGAGATCGCACGCACCGCGCCCAACGTGGTCGGCCTGGTCGAGCTGCCCGGCGGTCACTGCTCGATGTTGGAGCACCACCGCAAGGTCACCGGCGAGCTGCGGTTACTGGCCGAATCCAGCACCCTGCCGGTCGCGCAGATCAGCTCATAG
- a CDS encoding flavin monoamine oxidase family protein has protein sequence MSSPPPPPEIKPDTGSVLIVGAGMAGLAAARRLADAGWPVRLIEARDRIGGRVYTARDWGVPIEMGASWIHGTASDPMMELADKAHAEVIPTDYYGWAKLAVDRRLPATDYDADSWRQFVERACDRVTGGSLGAAVDSAAKRAELSSSDRTQLAFFVATEIEDEYAASADQLSATTFDTGDYADGDQAVITNGYDALPKLLADGLPIVLRTPVTAVTRRDNSVIVHAGNQSFEGPAAIVTVPLGVLKAGAIAFDPPLPDGHARAVNALGFGVLSKSFFRFNRRTWKTDNAFYLFMGTDPGAWAQWFTLSNSAGPIVVAFNAGERGRAVEASSAADVTARALPIARQLFGDDVAPVQVRTSNWSTDPYARGSYSFHAPGSGLDDRRRLGEPISDRLYLAGEAVDTKNPSTVIGAVVSGRYAADELMRRLKS, from the coding sequence ATGTCATCACCACCCCCGCCGCCCGAAATCAAACCGGACACCGGGTCGGTCCTGATCGTGGGTGCCGGCATGGCCGGCTTGGCTGCCGCGCGCCGCCTCGCCGACGCGGGATGGCCGGTGCGCCTGATCGAAGCCCGCGACCGCATCGGCGGTCGTGTCTATACCGCCCGCGACTGGGGTGTGCCGATCGAGATGGGCGCGTCCTGGATCCACGGCACCGCCAGCGATCCGATGATGGAACTGGCTGACAAGGCGCACGCCGAGGTCATCCCGACCGACTACTACGGCTGGGCGAAGCTCGCGGTGGATCGCCGGCTGCCGGCAACGGATTACGACGCCGACTCTTGGCGCCAGTTCGTCGAACGGGCCTGCGACCGGGTCACCGGCGGGAGCCTCGGCGCCGCCGTCGACTCCGCGGCCAAGCGCGCGGAGCTTTCGAGCTCGGATCGCACTCAGCTGGCATTCTTTGTCGCCACCGAGATCGAGGACGAATACGCGGCCAGCGCAGACCAGCTCTCCGCCACCACATTTGACACCGGCGACTACGCCGACGGCGACCAGGCCGTCATCACGAACGGCTACGACGCCCTGCCCAAGCTGCTGGCCGACGGACTTCCGATCGTCCTGCGCACGCCGGTCACCGCGGTCACTCGACGCGACAACTCCGTCATCGTGCACGCCGGAAATCAATCCTTCGAAGGCCCCGCCGCGATCGTCACCGTTCCCCTCGGAGTGCTCAAAGCCGGTGCGATCGCCTTCGACCCCCCGCTCCCCGACGGACATGCTCGCGCCGTGAACGCCCTGGGATTCGGCGTGCTGTCCAAGAGCTTCTTTCGGTTCAACCGGCGAACCTGGAAGACGGACAACGCCTTTTACCTCTTCATGGGCACCGACCCGGGCGCGTGGGCGCAGTGGTTCACCTTGTCCAACAGCGCCGGGCCGATCGTGGTGGCCTTCAATGCCGGCGAACGCGGCCGGGCGGTGGAGGCGTCGTCGGCAGCCGATGTGACGGCCCGGGCGCTGCCGATCGCTCGCCAGCTGTTCGGCGACGACGTCGCGCCGGTGCAAGTCCGGACCTCGAATTGGAGCACCGACCCGTATGCGCGGGGCAGCTACTCATTCCACGCGCCCGGTTCCGGGCTCGACGACCGCCGCCGCCTGGGGGAACCGATCAGCGACCGGCTTTACCTGGCGGGTGAGGCTGTCGACACCAAAAACCCGTCCACCGTCATCGGGGCCGTGGTCAGCGGGCGCTATGCCGCCGATGAATTGATGCGCCGGCTTAAGAGCTAG
- a CDS encoding helix-turn-helix transcriptional regulator codes for MDVAKDIRDFLMSRRARITPAAVGLPPGRRRRVPGLRREEVARLAGVSIDYYTQVERGNVAGVSEDVLHAVAGALQLGEAEETHLFDLVRAVTSKGGRARWVRPAGRTIPQGVQALLDSMVAAPAIVINGHLDLVAANTLGRALYAPVFARAKATPNLARFMFLDSAADQFFPEWDREADDVVSLLRAEAARAPDSPAVTDLVGELGLRSAPFRTSWAAHNVKGHRHGLKRFRHSEVGVLALTYNVFDIAGVGGLSLIGYTAEPGSHSDEALRLLASWTATDHDSNAAST; via the coding sequence ATGGACGTTGCCAAGGACATCAGGGACTTCTTGATGTCCCGACGGGCGAGGATCACCCCCGCAGCGGTTGGCCTGCCGCCGGGTCGGCGGCGCCGCGTGCCCGGGCTACGGCGTGAGGAGGTCGCTCGGCTGGCCGGCGTGAGCATCGACTACTACACGCAGGTAGAGCGGGGAAATGTGGCCGGTGTCTCCGAGGACGTGTTGCATGCCGTTGCCGGGGCCCTGCAACTCGGTGAGGCAGAGGAAACTCACCTGTTCGATCTGGTTCGCGCCGTCACCAGCAAGGGCGGTCGGGCCCGATGGGTACGCCCCGCGGGCCGGACCATCCCCCAGGGCGTGCAGGCATTGCTGGACAGCATGGTCGCCGCGCCGGCGATCGTGATCAACGGCCACCTCGATCTCGTCGCCGCCAACACGCTCGGGCGCGCGCTGTACGCACCCGTCTTCGCCCGCGCCAAGGCGACACCGAACCTGGCTCGATTCATGTTTCTCGATTCCGCGGCCGATCAGTTCTTTCCCGAGTGGGACCGCGAAGCCGACGACGTCGTTTCCCTGCTGCGGGCCGAAGCGGCGCGCGCTCCCGATTCGCCGGCCGTCACCGACCTGGTCGGTGAGCTCGGATTGCGCAGCGCGCCATTCCGCACCAGTTGGGCGGCGCACAACGTCAAGGGACATCGCCACGGCCTCAAGCGATTCCGGCATTCCGAGGTCGGTGTCCTGGCGCTGACCTACAACGTGTTCGACATCGCCGGCGTCGGTGGGCTGTCGTTGATCGGCTATACCGCCGAACCGGGCTCGCACTCGGACGAGGCGTTGCGACTGCTCGCCAGCTGGACGGCGACCGACCACGATTCCAATGCGGCGTCCACCTAG
- a CDS encoding SRPBCC family protein, with product MVEIHLERTIAAPLEQVFDWLADPANLAAAPLALKGFWAKGTSGPAAGALREVIGVGTYFREELTAYDRPHSYTYLIVKSIPPFKHDGGTLTFTAAGDGTHVDWLTNYTHPAAAGGKVLEALSRRLLRGSFLAILNACAKALEQ from the coding sequence ATGGTTGAGATTCATTTGGAACGCACGATCGCCGCACCGCTGGAGCAGGTCTTCGACTGGCTGGCCGACCCCGCCAATTTGGCCGCTGCACCGTTGGCTCTCAAGGGATTTTGGGCCAAAGGCACATCGGGCCCGGCGGCCGGAGCGCTGCGCGAGGTGATCGGCGTCGGTACCTATTTCCGCGAGGAGCTCACGGCCTATGACCGGCCGCACAGCTACACCTACCTGATCGTCAAGTCGATCCCACCGTTCAAGCACGACGGCGGCACCCTGACGTTCACCGCCGCGGGCGACGGGACGCACGTCGACTGGCTTACCAACTACACCCATCCGGCCGCGGCCGGAGGAAAAGTGCTGGAGGCCCTCAGCCGTCGGCTGCTGCGCGGGAGTTTCCTCGCGATCCTGAACGCATGCGCGAAGGCTCTCGAGCAGTGA
- a CDS encoding heme-binding protein — protein MNFSSIVARRRVAGVSAGCLLGGMALGLVAAPSATAAPDCSPAGVNATVSSVQGAAEQYLAAHPGANQVVSAAYGQPRAEAASSLRGYFTAHPQEYYDLRGILAPIGDTERQCNVSALPGNLESAYHEFMAG, from the coding sequence ATGAATTTCAGCAGTATCGTCGCGCGCCGACGAGTCGCCGGCGTCAGCGCCGGCTGCCTGCTCGGGGGAATGGCCCTGGGCCTGGTCGCCGCGCCGTCAGCCACCGCCGCACCCGACTGCAGCCCCGCGGGTGTCAACGCCACGGTTTCCTCGGTACAGGGCGCGGCAGAGCAATATCTCGCCGCGCACCCCGGTGCCAACCAGGTTGTCAGCGCCGCCTACGGACAGCCACGGGCGGAGGCCGCCTCCAGCCTGCGCGGCTACTTCACCGCGCACCCTCAGGAGTATTACGACCTGCGCGGCATCCTGGCGCCGATCGGCGACACCGAGCGCCAGTGCAACGTGTCGGCGCTGCCGGGCAACCTGGAATCGGCCTACCACGAGTTCATGGCCGGCTGA
- a CDS encoding STAS domain-containing protein: MTQASPSVGVDVERRQDAAVLKVTGLLNSATYRTLRDAVIEAALDRPRAVLVDVNGLLVPSESAWSVFTSARWHVMTWPDVPILLVCQHTAYRQSITDNGIARYVPVYWDRESALGAAVMRPSDDRRRVRTQLPARAVSLGLARALIGQWLTAWAQSRLIPVAGTIATILVGNVLKHTDNAPVLIVESQHDTVVVAVEDDSHVPACRLENESGGETLSGLSIVSALCRAWGSTPRSSGKTVWALIGRENQL, from the coding sequence ATGACTCAGGCCAGCCCATCCGTCGGTGTGGACGTGGAACGTCGGCAGGATGCCGCGGTCCTGAAGGTAACCGGCCTGCTGAACAGCGCCACCTACCGCACGCTTCGTGACGCGGTCATCGAAGCTGCGCTGGATCGGCCGCGCGCGGTGCTCGTTGATGTCAACGGTCTGTTGGTGCCCTCGGAATCCGCCTGGTCGGTGTTTACCAGCGCTCGCTGGCATGTCATGACGTGGCCGGACGTGCCGATCCTGCTGGTGTGTCAGCACACTGCGTATCGGCAATCCATCACCGACAACGGTATTGCCCGATACGTCCCGGTGTATTGGGACCGCGAGTCGGCGCTGGGCGCCGCCGTCATGCGGCCCTCGGATGATCGCCGCCGCGTCCGAACCCAGCTTCCGGCAAGGGCGGTCAGTCTGGGCCTCGCCCGCGCCCTGATCGGGCAGTGGCTTACCGCTTGGGCCCAGAGCCGTCTGATTCCGGTCGCGGGCACGATTGCCACGATCCTCGTCGGAAACGTCCTCAAACACACCGACAATGCGCCGGTACTGATCGTCGAAAGCCAGCACGACACGGTCGTCGTAGCGGTGGAGGATGACAGCCACGTGCCGGCTTGCCGACTCGAGAATGAAAGCGGCGGCGAAACCTTGTCGGGCCTGTCGATCGTTTCCGCACTGTGTCGCGCGTGGGGCAGCACACCGAGGTCGTCCGGGAAGACGGTCTGGGCACTGATCGGTCGCGAAAACCAACTCTAG